The sequence below is a genomic window from Sorangiineae bacterium MSr12523.
CAGGTTCCGCCGAATGAACCAGGAGATGCGCCACGACATGCGCGAGGACGTGCGCATCGCTCCGGGAGGTTTGCGCGAACTCGGATTGGTCAATTGGGCTCTCTGCCGCGCCATCGCCCGCGCGAGCGGCGTGCGCGAGGCGCGGCTCTTCACGACGCTCGGCCGCCATGGGCGGCTCTTTCGCGCGTGGCTCCTGTTCGCCTCGTTCCTCATGCCCAACGGCGCACTCCCCGCCGCCGAAACGGAGCTGGCCATTTTGCGCGTCGCGTTTTTGCGCGGCTGCCGCTACGAGATGGATCATCATGTTCGACTGGGGCGCCGCCGCGGCCTCTCCGCCGGCGACATCGATGCCGTGCTTCAGGACGGCGCCGCGGACTTCTTCGCAGGACGGCGCGGTGCCTTGATCCGCGCCGTCGATGGTCTCGTGGAAACGCGCCGCATCGAGCCGGCAATCTGGTCGGAGCTGCGCACCCACTACGACGAGCGGCAGCTCATCGAACTATGCCTCTTGGTGGGCCACTACGAGATGCTCGCCACCGCCATTGCGGCCCTGGGCATCGAGCGCGACTTTGGGGGCTAGCAAAAGGAAGATGACCGGCACCAAAAAGAGCGACAGCAGCGTGGACGATGTGAGCCCGCCGACGACGGCCAACGCGAGAGGCTGATTGGCCTCGGTGCCTTTTTCGAGGGCGAAGGCGGTGGGCAAAAGGCCAATGACCGTGGCGAGGCTGGTCATGGCAATGGGCACGAAACGCGAGCGTGCGGCGGCGATGATCGCTTCCAGCCTTTCCGTACCTTCGTGCATGCGGCGGTTGGCGTCGTCGACGAGGAGGATCCCATTGGAGACGGCAATGCCGACGACCATGAGAATGCCCATCAGCGCCGTGATGGAGAATCCTTGGCCCGCGCCCATGAGGGCCATGACGATGCCGAATAGCGATACGGGAATCGTAAACAACATGACGAAGGGCAGCCGCACCGACTTGAATTGCGAGGCCATCAGCATGAAGACCACCATGACCGCGAGGCCGATGGCCAGGCCGAGGCCCGAGAACGTGGTGCGCATCAATTGAACCTGGCCCACGAAGTCGAAGTGGATATTCCGGGTGCGCGGATCGCTGGCCAAACGCTTTTCCAGCTCCAATGTGGCGCTGCCGATGTCGCGCCCCTCCGTTTGCGCGAGCACGTGGGCGGCGCGCTGCAGTTGATTGCGCTCGACGGCAATGGGGCCCACGGAGCGGCGCACATGCCCATAGGCGCCGAGCGAAATGGCTTTTCCGTCGTCGGTGGCGCGGACGGGGATCTGCGCGAGTGCGCTGGGATCGCCGACGCGGTGCCCGTCGTAATAGGTGACGACGTAATAGGATTGACCATTGTTCGGATCGATCCACACGCTGGGGCTATTGATATTGCCCAAGGTGGCCTCCAGCGTGGTCTGCGCGGCATTGCGGGCGGTGACGCCCACGAGGCCCGCCTCTTCGCGCTCGGTCTCGACGCGCACCTCGGGGTAGTCGCTTTGAAGCGACACGCGCACGTCGCGCAGTCCGGGCACGGTGCGCGCCACCTCGGCGATGGCCTTGGCTTGCGCATCGAGCTCGGCGAGGTTGTCCCCGCGCACCTCGAGCACCAGCGGCGCGATGTAGCCATTGGCGAAAACGCTGGCCACGAGGCCGCCGGGCCATTGCAAGAATTCCACGCCGGGGAACTTGCGCACGAGGATTTCGCGCGCTCGGTCGGCGAGCTCGCGCTGCGAGAGCGTGCGCTTGTCGGCATCGACCAGGGATAATCGAATGAAGCCCATATTGGGGCCGCTGTTGGGGCTCGTCATGGCGCTGCGCGCATTGTTGGGCGAGCCCACGTTGGTGAGCACCAGGTCGACGTTGCCCTTGGGCAGCTCGTCGGCGAGGGCTTTGCCCATGGCCTGAACCTTCTCGGTGGCCTCGGCGAGGGAGACGCCGGGCGCGAGGCGCACGTAGACGCGCTCCATGGATTCGTCGATTTCGGGAAAGAAGGTGCTCGGCAATCGAGCGGAGACCCACACGGCCCAGACGGTGAGCACCGCGCACGCGGCCACGACGAACCAGCGAAACGGCAACACCGCGCGAAGCACGCGCGCGTAGCCCTCGGCCAGTGCGTCGATGGAGGCTTGCACGCGCCGTGCGAATTTCCCCGGCTCGGCATGCCCGAGCAGAAAGCGGCACGCCACGGGGGTGACGCACACGCTGACGAAGTACGACGCGCTCATGGCCACGGCCACCGTGAGCGCGAGCGGCGCGAAGAGCTTTTTCGCGAGGCCCGCGAGCAAGAGCACCGGCAGCAGCACCGCCATCGTCGTGAGGGTGGACGCGAGCACCGGCATCACGACGGCGCGCGTTCCCTCGAGGGCCGCCTCCGCAGTGGACATTCCGAGTCGTTGGTGCCGGTGAATGGACTCGAGCACCACGACGGCGTCGTCGACGAGCCGCCCCATGGCCAGGGTAAGCCCGCCCAAGGTGAATGCGTTCAGCGTTTGCCCCGTGGCATACAGGACGATGAGTGTGATTGCGAAGGAAAGGGGAATGGCCACCGAGACGATGAGCGTTCCGCGCACGCTTTGAAGAAAGAGCAGGATCACGAGTGCGATGAGCACCAGGGCCTGCACGATCTCCTGTTTGAGGCCATGGTACGTGGTGCGCACGAAGGTCGACTGATCGAAAATCGGTTTGACCTGCACGCCGGGCGGCAGGTTTTTCAAATGCTCGGTGGCGTTCTTCACCGCATCGACGATGTCGAGCGTGTTGCCCCCCGGAACGCGCAGCACATTGAGGTACACGGCGTTTTCGCCGTTCACGCTCACCGATTGCGTCTCCGGACTTCCGCCGTCCTCCACGCGCGCCACGTCGCGAATGAGCACCGGTTTGCCATCGCGGACTTTGACGATGGCATCGCCGATGGTCTTGATGCGCTCGGGAACGGCATTGGTGTACACGTTGGAGTCGAACGAGGGCGAGATGAAAACGCCCGATGGCAAGAGCGCATTCGACTGCGCGACGGCCGCACCGACGTCGCTCGAGGTGATGCCACGCGCCTGCGCGGCCACGGGGTCGACGACGACATTGATCTGCCGCTGCCGCCCGCCATTGAGCGCGGCGCTTGCGACGCCGGGGATCCCTTCGAGCACGGGCTCGATGTTGTTCAGCGCATAGTCGTAAAGCTGCGGGCCGGAAAGGCCGCCACCCCATACCGCGACCTGCACCACCGGCGCATTCGACGGATCGTACTGCAGCACGAAGGGCGGCAGCACCCCGAGCGACTTGGGCACGGCACTCATGGCAAATGCGGTTTGCTGCTGGACCAACGTTTGCGCGGCATTGAGGTCCGTTCCCCATTTGAGCCACACGAAGACGATGGACAAATTGTTCCGCGAGACGCTTTCGACGTGGTCCACTCCCGGCGTGGCGCTCACGTATTTTTCGATGCGCCATGTCAGCGTCTTCTCCACGTCCTTGGGGCCAAGGCCTGGGGCCAAGGTGCCGACGACCAACACGGGCGGCGTGAGCTCGGGAAAGGTGTCGACGGCCATGCGGGGCGTGACCACCGCGCTGAAGACGAGCAGCGCGACGGCGATCATCACGATGGCAATGGGATTGCGCAGGGAGAGCTTCGTCATTGGGCCACCCGGTCGCCGTCGTTGAGGAGGGCCCGGCCCTCGAGGATCACGTGTGCGCCCGGCGCGAGCTGCGGATCGAGAAACAGGGTGCCGGCGAGCTCGCCCAAAACGGGAACGCTGCGCGCGTGTGCGATGCCGTTTTCCTCGACGAAGATGCTCGCCTTCGTGCCGCGCACCGTGGCCGCGGAAAGCGGGATGGACGTGGCGGGCGAGGGGGCGCCGACCTCGATGCGGATTTCGCCGGTGGTGCCCACGGGGATGACGCTCTCGGGATCGGGCACGTCCAGCTCGAAGTGCACCGTGCGCGTTGCGGGATCGGCAGCGGGGGCGCGTCGTGCGATGGTGGCCTCGATGTCGCGGTTCGTGGCGATGACGTGGATGACGACTTTGGTGCCCGGTGCGACGACGCCGAAGTCGACCTCGGGGGCATTCGCGGTGACGCGCACGGTGCTTCGGTCGACGAGGGAGACGATGGCGCTGCCGGGCCGCACGAACCCGCCGGGATCCATCGTACGGGTCGCGACCTCGCCGTGGAACGGTGCGCGCAGCACGCAGTCGTTGACCTCGAGCGAAGTGCCCAGCACCTTGGCTTGCTGCGCGAGGAGTTGCGCTTGCTCGCTCGAGCTCTGTGCCTCTTTTTGTTCCGCCTCGTTGGGCGAGACGAAGCCGCCATCGAGCAGGCCGTGCACGCGCGAGGCCTCGTTGGCCAGGGCCTTCTGCCGCGCCTCGAGCGCACGCGCTTGCATGGTGACGGCCTGGCTCATCGCGCTCGCGTTGCGGCAGTCGAGCGTGGCCAACACGTCGCCGCGCTTCACGATGGCGCCCGGCCGCACGAGCACCGTGTCCACGTAGGCACTGACCAGCTGCGGTCCGATGTTCGCGGAGACCCACGGCTCCAGGGTCCCCACGTAGGTGCGCGACGGGCGGTACGTCGTGCCTTGCGCGTCGACCACGGTGACGGGCTTCGGCGCATCGGCCAAGGCGACGTGGTTCGTGCGCGATTCGGCGCGGTGCACCATCGCGGTTCCCAGGGTAAGCAGCGCGGCCACCGACGCGCCGATGAGCACCGGCACGCGCCGGCCTGCGAGATGGAAGATCATGAGTCCTCGGCAATGGCGCGGCCCAAAACGGCGCGGGCGCGCGCAAGTTCAAACTGCCCCAGCGCAAGTTGAATCTCGGCATCCGTGCGCAGCGCCTCCGCATCGGCGAGCTCCACGCTCGTGCCCAGTCCCGAGCGAAAACGCGCCTCGGCCTGCGCATAGTTCGCGTGCGACGCCTCGAGGGCGCGCTGCAGTCCGGGCAGCGCATCGCGTGCAATCTGCACGGAACCATAGGCCGTGCGAATGGCCGCGGCCTCGTCGTGCTGCGCACCCGCGAGCTCTTCGCGCCGCACCTGCTCGCGTGCGCGCGAGGCGCGTTCGCGTGCGTGGACGGTGCCATCGAACAGCGGCCAGCGCAGCACGATGCCCGCGTCCCAGTTGGGCACGTTGGGGAGCCATCCATCGTGCTCCGCCGCCTCGCCATTGCCCGAGGGCGCGGCTCCTCCCGCGCGCCCCGAGATGGTGCCCGTGAGGAAAAGCTCGGGGCGCAACTCGGCCCCGATCGCGCGGGTGTGCTCCTCTTCCGCGTGAATCTCCGCCCGCATCGCGAGCAGCCGCGGATCGCGCTCGGCCGCACGGCGGAGCGCTCCGTCGAGCAGCGGCAAGTCCGGCGGCGTGGCTGGTGCGGGGCCCGCATCCAGGGAGGCGTCGTCGGAGCCCACGGCGGCGGCGAACGTCGTTTGCGCGACCGCGAGACCTCCGCGCGCGCGCACGCGCCCGATGTCGAAGCGCGTGAGATCCGCCTCGGCGCGCGTGAGCTCGATGGGCGAACGCAGGCCTGCATCGACGCCCGCCTTCGCGAGATCGCGGTGCGCCCGCGCGCGGTCGTACGCGTCCTCGGAGGCTTTCACCACCGCCTTGCTCGCAAGCACCGCGAAGTACGCTTCCTCGACGTCGAACGTGACGTCGAGCTCCGAGGATCGCGCGCGCTGCCGTTCCACATCGATGCGCGCATCGGCGGCGGCCGATTGTGCGGCAATGCGCCCGAAGTCGAAGAGCTCTTGGTTCCCGCTCGCGCCAATGAACGAATTGGCGTACGGCTGCCATGTGCCCGACGATACGGCGCGCGTTCCACCGATGCGCGGAATGTCGATGCCTCCGGGTGACACGTACCCGCCCGTCGTATTGTTCGCCGTCGCGGCAAAGAGCTGCGCGGTCACGCCCAGGGTGGGAAGCCACTGCGAACGCGGAACCTCCGCCTCTTCTTTTTGCGCCGCCACCCGCGCCAGCGCCGCACGGATGCGAGGCTGGTGCGTGCGAGCAAAGGCAAGGGCCTCGGGAAGGCTCATGGTGCGCACTTCGGCGTGGGCCGAGCCCGCCGCGAAGAACCAAGTGGCCGAGGTGGCGAGCGCGAGGCTCAACGCGAAGGGAAAACGAAGTCGAAGAAGCATCGAATCGCCCCGGTCAGAGCAGGACGTGGGCCAGCCGGGATTTTCCGGCTAAACATCGTTCCGTGGCCTTTCCTCGACTGGAATTCCTCCGAGCCAGATTGGAAATTTTCCAACTCGTCGCGTCGATGATCGCGGCCATTTCGCTGGTCACGGCGCTTGCATATTGGGACGAACGGAAAGAGTCCGCGGCGATGTTGACCGACTTTGCTCAGGAACCGTTGGCGCTGGCCGATGCGCTTTCGGCGTCCCCCGACAACTTGACGGGGGCCATCCACGCGGTGGAGCGTCCGCACGCGGTGCGCGTGTTCATCGCGAAGCCCGGCATCGAGGGACTCGTCGCGAGCGATGGATCCGTGGTGCGCTCGAAGGCCCTCGAGGGCGCGCATGGTGCCGTCCGACTCACGCGCCCCGAGGCGGCGGATCTCGGGCTGCCCGCCCGCACGGCCCTCGCAGGCGTGCGCACCTTCGAGACGGCCGGACAGCGTTGGACCGTGGCCGTCGTCGCCACGGCGCGTGCCTTTCGCGATCGCGAAGTGCGCGGGCAGTGGCGGCTGGTGCTCGGCGTGCTCGTGGCGTCGGGGCTCGTGCTCGCCTTCGGCGGGCTGGCCATGCGCACGCAGCGCAAGGAACTCGAGCTGTCGCACCAGCTCGCCGTCACCACCTTGCGAAACGAACGCGACGAGCGCCTCGTGCGCGCCGACAAGCTGGCCACGATGGGTGCGCTGGCCACGGGCATTGCGCACGAAGTCTCCACGCCGCTCGGTGTCATCGTCGGACGCGCCGAGCAGCTTCTCCCGAAGCAGAGCGACGACCGCGCACGCCGCGCCGTGGAGAGCATTCTGCAGCAGACCGAGCGCATCGACGCGGTGATACGCGGTTTCCTTTCGCTCGCGCGCGGCGCCGAGCCCTCGCTCGCGCACCGCGAGGCGGCTGCGGTGGCACGGACGGCGGTGGAGCTGGTGGAGCATCGCTTCGAGAAAGCGGAGGTTCGCCTCACGATAGATATCCCGCCCGATCTGCCGAAGATCGCGTGCGACGCGCGGCTGTTCGAGCAGGTGCTGGTCAACCTGCTGCTCAATGCTTGCGACGCCTGCGAGCGCGATGGCACGGTGCATCTCGCGGTTCGACGCCGCGAGCATGACGTCGACTTCACCGTGACCGACGACGGTGTGGGCATTCCCGCCGACGCGGCCGAGCGCGCTACGGAGCCATTTTTCACGACCAAACCGGAGGGCAAGGGGACCGGACTAGGGCTCGCCATCGCCAACGAAATCGTGAAACATCATCGAGGCTCCCTCACTCTCCGCCCGCGCGCGGATGGCCGAGGAACCCAAGCATCCGTGTCCCTTCCCATCGCCGGTGACGACCATGCCTGAGCCGCCCTCCTCTCGAAAACCTGCGCGCATCCTGGTCGTCGACGATCAAATGTCGATGGCCGAAATGATCGCCGACGGCTTGGCCGATCGCGGCTATGACGCGACGCCCATGGCCTCGAGCCGTGATGCGGCCGCGCTTCTCGAGCGTGAGCCCCTCGATTTGTTGGTGACGGATTTGCGCATGCCGCGCATCGATGGGTTGGGGCTTCTGGCGGTCTCGCGCAAGGCGGATCCATCGCGCCCGGTCATCGTCATGACGGCGTACAGCGCGGTGGATACGGCCATCGAGTCGATTCGGCAGGGCGCGTACCACTACATGACGAAGCCCTTCAAGGTGGAGGAGCTCGTGCTCTTCGTGGAAAGGGCACTGGGCGAGTCGAAACTGCGGCGCGAGGCCGTGGCGTTGCGCCGTGCGCTTCGCTCTCGGTTCGGGCTGGAGAATCTCGTCGGTGAGAGCGCGGCGATGCGTGAGGTGGGCGATCTCGTCGAGCGCGTTGCCGATGCCTCGGTGCCGGTGTTGATCACCGGCGAGACCGGCACGGGTAAGGGCCTCGTCGCCCGCGCGATTCACGCGCAAGGCGCGCGGGCGGAGGCGCCGTTCGTGTCGGTGAATTGCGCATCGCTGCCGGAGAATCTGCTGGAGAGCGAACTCTTTGGCCACGTCAAAGGCGCTTTTACGGGCGCCACCGCGAACCGTGTGGGGCTGCTCGAGGAAGCCGATGGCGGAACGCTCTTCCTCGACGAGATTGGCGAAATGGCGCCGGCCCTCCAGGCCAAGCTTCTTCACGTGCTCGAAAGCGGCACGGTTCGCGCCGTCGGTTCGAACAAGGAGCGCGCGGTGGATGCGCGCATCCTCGCCGCCACGCACCGCGACCTTCGCGAGCGCGTGACCAAGGGCGAATTCCGCGAGGACCTTTTGTACCGCCTCGACGTGGTCTCGATCGCGCTGCCGCCCCTGCGCCACCGGCGTGACGACTTGCCGGCGCTCATCGAGCATTTTCTCGCATCGGCCAAGGCGAAGCATCCGCGCTCGCCCGTGGAATCGATTGCGCCCGAGGCACTGGAGCGCATGCTCGACCACCGCTGGCCCGGCAATGTGCGCGAGCTCGAGCACGTGATGGAGCGCGCAGTGCTGCTCGGGCGCAGCCGCGAAATCGGCGTGGCCGATCTGCCCGCCACCGTGGTCGAGGGCAGTGCGGCGCCGAACGGCACGGCTTTTTCGGGGGACGTGGTTCCCTTGCGCGAGGTGCAACGCCGCTACGTGGCCTGGGCCTTCGAGCGATTCGGCGGACGAAAAGTGCTGACGGCGGAGAAGTTGGGCATCGACTTCAAAACACTGAGCCGTTGGCTCGACAGCGGAGGCGAGTCCAACGAAGGACGATAAGGACACGCGCGAGCGAAGTCGTTTCGGGCTGGCCATTCTGCTGGTGGCGCTGTTCGCGGGCGGCTTTGCGATTGCCTTTCGTGCGGCGCTGACGTTCTTTCTGCATCACGCGGCGGGCGAGGGAAATATCGTGGCGGCGCTCGCGCGTGCGCCGATATGGCTGCGGGTGCTTTCCCCCGCATTGGGCGGCTTGCTGGCCGGCGTGGTGGGATTATGGGTCGCGCGCAAGCCTGCCGGCCATGGCGTGGACGACGTCATGGAGGCGGTGGTGCTGGGGCGCGTGCACCTTTCGATGCGTGTGACCCTGATGAAGTCGCTGGCCTCGTGGCTGGCCATTGCATCGGGCGGTTCGATTGGACGGGAAGGGCCGCTGATTCAATTTGGCGGTGCCGCGGGCAAGGTGGTGAGCGATCGCCTGGGTTTATCCAGGGAGCGCGCGCGCATTCTGATTGCCGCTGGAACCGCCGCGGGGTTTGCAGCCGCGTACAATACGCCATTTGCGGCGGTGCTCTTCGTATTGGAGGTCGTGGCCGGCGTGGTGGTGCTCGACACGATGGTTCCCACATTGGTGGCGACCGCCGTGGCCACGGCGCTGACGCGTGCCGTGGTGGGGGCCGGGCCCATCTACGGGCAGCGCGCTTTCGAGCTTCGTGCCGATACGGAGTTTCTGGCCTTCGCCGGGCTCGCGATTCTTGCGACATTGGTGGCGCAGGGGTTCATGCGATTGTTGTCGATTGGCAAAAAGGCATTTCATCGCGCCGCACTTCCGCTGCCGTGGCGCCCCGCTGCGGGCGGACTGCTCGCGGGCGCCATCGTCGCGCTCCTGCCCGAGGTGGCCGGCAATGGCTACGAGCCGCTCGATGCGCTCTTGAGTGCGCGTTTCACCGCGGGGTTCGTCGTCGTGCTCTTGCTGGGCAAGGCGCTGGCCACGACGGCGTCCGTTTCCTCGGGCAGTCCCGGCGGCGTGTTCACACCGGTGCTCCTTTTGGGCGGGGGTACGGGCTATTTGTATGCCGTGGCGCTGCACCATGCCGGGATTGGTGTCGGCCCCGCAGGCGGATATGCGCTGGTGGGAATGGCCGCCGCCGTGGCCGCGACGACGCATGCTCCGCTCATGGCCGCCGTGATGGCCTTCGAGCTCTCGGGCGATTACGCCGTCGTTCTCCCATTGATTCTCGTAACGGCCTTATCCACGGGTATGTCGCGCAAATTGCGAAAGGACTCGATCTACACGGCCGAATTGCGCGACCGCGGCATTTCATGGGAGCTCACCATGGAGGGGCGGAAGATTGACCATTAGTTCAATGACGACGGTCATCGTTGTTATGCTAATGCATTTCGTATGAGATTCCTCTCGTTCTGTCTGGCATTCGCGTTATCCCTCGCGACCGGTTGCAGCGGTGGAAATTCGAAGCCGCCGGCCACGGTCCTTTCGCAGACGGGTCGACAATCCGTGCTCATCGAGGGCGTTTCAATCGTCTATCACGTGCACGGGAGCGGCCCCGTCGTATTCGCGCACCCCGGCGGCCCGGGTGCCGAGTGGTCATATCTACGCATGCCCGAGGTCGAGAAGGTGGCGACCGTCGTGTACATCGAGCCCATGGGATCGGGTGCCTCGGGGAATCTTCCCGATCCGAATGGCTACACGTTCGCGCGCTACGCGGCCTTCGTCGATGGGGTGCGCGCGCATCTGGGGGTGGACCGCTTCGTCCTGCTGGGGCATTCGCACGGCGGATTCGTGGCGCAGACGTATGCGCTCGCGTACCCCGAGCACCTGCGCGGGCTGATTCTTTACGACACATCGCCAACGACGGGCGCCGAGTGGCAAAAAGACGTCGAATCGAACTTGAAATGGTTCGAGCACGAGCCCTGGTTCGCCGAGGCCAAAGCCGGATTGGCCCAAGAGACGAGCGTCAAGACGGACGACGAGATGACGGCCGTCTTTCGTCGGGAGATGCCTTTGTACTTCGCCGACTGGACCGGGCGACAAAAGGAGTACGAGCCACTGCGTGCGCAAGTGCGTTTTGCCGTCGCACCGACCAAAAGCGGTGTGGATCCCTCGGCCCCGGCCGATGTGGGCGTGACGAACCTGTTCGATGTGCGCCCGCGCCTCGGTGAAATCAAGGCCCCCACCTTGGTTATCGTGGGCACCAAGGATTTCATCTGCTCGCGGCGATGGGCCAATGCTCTTCACGAGGGCATTCACGGCTCGAATCTCGTCGTTCTGGAGAAGAGCGGCCATATGGGTCACATCGAAGAGCCCCGCGCGCACGCCCGCGCCATCGCCGAATTCCTTGCGTCCCTGCCACCGTAGCCGCCTAGACTTCGCCTATGAGCACCTTGCGCATGCCCATCCTCGAGACCGAGCGTCTCATGATTCGTCCTTTCGTCGAGGCCGATCTCGAGGCCTGCCACGAGCTGCTCGATCGCGAGGGCGGAGAGGGTCGCTCTCTGGATGCGCGCAAGCGGTGGCTCGAGTGGACGATGGCGAGCTACGAGGAGCTCGATGCGTTGCACCAGCCGCCCTATGGCGATCGCGCCATCGTGCGAAAAGGCGAACATCGTCCCATCGGGGCATGCGGCCTCGCCCCGTGCATCCTGCCGCTGGCCAGGCTCCTCGACCCGACGGCGTCCCCATCGGACGAGGGCTACACACCCGAGGTGGGGCTCTATTATGCGTTATTCTCGCGCCAACGTGGGCAAGGCTACGCCACGGAGGTCGCGCGGACACTTGCCGACTGGGCACTGCGCAACCTGCATCTCGCGCGCATCATTGCCACGACGACCCATGACAATGCACCGTCGAAACGCGTGATGGAGCGAATCGGTATGCGCATCACACGAAACCCTCGCCCCGAGCCACCCTGGCTGCAGGTCGTCGGTATCTTGCCCAACAGGTAAAAGCACGCATGCTTTTCCTGCTCATCGTGGGGTGCGGCGCGAGCTCATTGTGGATCGTCGGTGCATGCATTTCATGTCGCGCAAATACGTTTTGCGCGTGATTCAACGTTTTCGCGGCGCGGAATGTTTCCAATTCGTGCGGCACGTCCGCTGCAAAGCTCCTTGAGTATCTCTCTAGATGCGGCATGGCCGCGAGGAGCTTTGTTTTGAACCCCAATACGACGATTTTTGCTTTAGCGTCTTTGGCTACGATGGCATTTCTCTCGGGATGCGTTGCGGCCGACGGTGATACCCAAATGAACGAGAATCCCGCCGCGGATTCCTCGGAACTTGGCGCCAACGATGGCGACGCGCAAAGCGCGGAAGCTGCACAGGCTGCGCCCAGGAATGTTCGCTCGGTGCAGAAGAACGCCGACGGCTCGATCACCGAGTCCATTTACACCCCCGCCGAGGGCATCACGCCCGAAGAACTGGCGAAGAGGCTCACCGCCGAGGGCGTGCCCGACGTGACGCTCGACGA
It includes:
- a CDS encoding carboxymuconolactone decarboxylase family protein; this encodes MNQEMRHDMREDVRIAPGGLRELGLVNWALCRAIARASGVREARLFTTLGRHGRLFRAWLLFASFLMPNGALPAAETELAILRVAFLRGCRYEMDHHVRLGRRRGLSAGDIDAVLQDGAADFFAGRRGALIRAVDGLVETRRIEPAIWSELRTHYDERQLIELCLLVGHYEMLATAIAALGIERDFGG
- a CDS encoding efflux RND transporter permease subunit, which translates into the protein MTKLSLRNPIAIVMIAVALLVFSAVVTPRMAVDTFPELTPPVLVVGTLAPGLGPKDVEKTLTWRIEKYVSATPGVDHVESVSRNNLSIVFVWLKWGTDLNAAQTLVQQQTAFAMSAVPKSLGVLPPFVLQYDPSNAPVVQVAVWGGGLSGPQLYDYALNNIEPVLEGIPGVASAALNGGRQRQINVVVDPVAAQARGITSSDVGAAVAQSNALLPSGVFISPSFDSNVYTNAVPERIKTIGDAIVKVRDGKPVLIRDVARVEDGGSPETQSVSVNGENAVYLNVLRVPGGNTLDIVDAVKNATEHLKNLPPGVQVKPIFDQSTFVRTTYHGLKQEIVQALVLIALVILLFLQSVRGTLIVSVAIPLSFAITLIVLYATGQTLNAFTLGGLTLAMGRLVDDAVVVLESIHRHQRLGMSTAEAALEGTRAVVMPVLASTLTTMAVLLPVLLLAGLAKKLFAPLALTVAVAMSASYFVSVCVTPVACRFLLGHAEPGKFARRVQASIDALAEGYARVLRAVLPFRWFVVAACAVLTVWAVWVSARLPSTFFPEIDESMERVYVRLAPGVSLAEATEKVQAMGKALADELPKGNVDLVLTNVGSPNNARSAMTSPNSGPNMGFIRLSLVDADKRTLSQRELADRAREILVRKFPGVEFLQWPGGLVASVFANGYIAPLVLEVRGDNLAELDAQAKAIAEVARTVPGLRDVRVSLQSDYPEVRVETEREEAGLVGVTARNAAQTTLEATLGNINSPSVWIDPNNGQSYYVVTYYDGHRVGDPSALAQIPVRATDDGKAISLGAYGHVRRSVGPIAVERNQLQRAAHVLAQTEGRDIGSATLELEKRLASDPRTRNIHFDFVGQVQLMRTTFSGLGLAIGLAVMVVFMLMASQFKSVRLPFVMLFTIPVSLFGIVMALMGAGQGFSITALMGILMVVGIAVSNGILLVDDANRRMHEGTERLEAIIAAARSRFVPIAMTSLATVIGLLPTAFALEKGTEANQPLALAVVGGLTSSTLLSLFLVPVIFLLLAPKVALDAQGRNGGGEHLVVAHQEA
- a CDS encoding efflux RND transporter periplasmic adaptor subunit; protein product: MIFHLAGRRVPVLIGASVAALLTLGTAMVHRAESRTNHVALADAPKPVTVVDAQGTTYRPSRTYVGTLEPWVSANIGPQLVSAYVDTVLVRPGAIVKRGDVLATLDCRNASAMSQAVTMQARALEARQKALANEASRVHGLLDGGFVSPNEAEQKEAQSSSEQAQLLAQQAKVLGTSLEVNDCVLRAPFHGEVATRTMDPGGFVRPGSAIVSLVDRSTVRVTANAPEVDFGVVAPGTKVVIHVIATNRDIEATIARRAPAADPATRTVHFELDVPDPESVIPVGTTGEIRIEVGAPSPATSIPLSAATVRGTKASIFVEENGIAHARSVPVLGELAGTLFLDPQLAPGAHVILEGRALLNDGDRVAQ
- a CDS encoding TolC family protein, with the translated sequence MLLRLRFPFALSLALATSATWFFAAGSAHAEVRTMSLPEALAFARTHQPRIRAALARVAAQKEEAEVPRSQWLPTLGVTAQLFAATANNTTGGYVSPGGIDIPRIGGTRAVSSGTWQPYANSFIGASGNQELFDFGRIAAQSAAADARIDVERQRARSSELDVTFDVEEAYFAVLASKAVVKASEDAYDRARAHRDLAKAGVDAGLRSPIELTRAEADLTRFDIGRVRARGGLAVAQTTFAAAVGSDDASLDAGPAPATPPDLPLLDGALRRAAERDPRLLAMRAEIHAEEEHTRAIGAELRPELFLTGTISGRAGGAAPSGNGEAAEHDGWLPNVPNWDAGIVLRWPLFDGTVHARERASRAREQVRREELAGAQHDEAAAIRTAYGSVQIARDALPGLQRALEASHANYAQAEARFRSGLGTSVELADAEALRTDAEIQLALGQFELARARAVLGRAIAEDS
- a CDS encoding ATP-binding protein, which gives rise to MIAAISLVTALAYWDERKESAAMLTDFAQEPLALADALSASPDNLTGAIHAVERPHAVRVFIAKPGIEGLVASDGSVVRSKALEGAHGAVRLTRPEAADLGLPARTALAGVRTFETAGQRWTVAVVATARAFRDREVRGQWRLVLGVLVASGLVLAFGGLAMRTQRKELELSHQLAVTTLRNERDERLVRADKLATMGALATGIAHEVSTPLGVIVGRAEQLLPKQSDDRARRAVESILQQTERIDAVIRGFLSLARGAEPSLAHREAAAVARTAVELVEHRFEKAEVRLTIDIPPDLPKIACDARLFEQVLVNLLLNACDACERDGTVHLAVRRREHDVDFTVTDDGVGIPADAAERATEPFFTTKPEGKGTGLGLAIANEIVKHHRGSLTLRPRADGRGTQASVSLPIAGDDHA
- a CDS encoding sigma-54 dependent transcriptional regulator, translating into MPEPPSSRKPARILVVDDQMSMAEMIADGLADRGYDATPMASSRDAAALLEREPLDLLVTDLRMPRIDGLGLLAVSRKADPSRPVIVMTAYSAVDTAIESIRQGAYHYMTKPFKVEELVLFVERALGESKLRREAVALRRALRSRFGLENLVGESAAMREVGDLVERVADASVPVLITGETGTGKGLVARAIHAQGARAEAPFVSVNCASLPENLLESELFGHVKGAFTGATANRVGLLEEADGGTLFLDEIGEMAPALQAKLLHVLESGTVRAVGSNKERAVDARILAATHRDLRERVTKGEFREDLLYRLDVVSIALPPLRHRRDDLPALIEHFLASAKAKHPRSPVESIAPEALERMLDHRWPGNVRELEHVMERAVLLGRSREIGVADLPATVVEGSAAPNGTAFSGDVVPLREVQRRYVAWAFERFGGRKVLTAEKLGIDFKTLSRWLDSGGESNEGR